One genomic window of Cannabis sativa cultivar Pink pepper isolate KNU-18-1 chromosome 2, ASM2916894v1, whole genome shotgun sequence includes the following:
- the LOC115719003 gene encoding uncharacterized protein LOC115719003, translating into MVKKKFFDKKKSATFQLLSRDSSDPNYDDSPGSDRVFIRVDNNPYSVDTFFAGDNPDNVDDSNSIFDDAPEDYDAGEEGNRVFGSSSQSTAHPLPDRLRKEIVELGFPDDGYNYLEHLREIKNSGGGSAFYHNPKTKLEQLPKDIKAYDASRLKISEVKTDPNEEFVYSVASKTVGIKVKKAVDPEVAALLDDDSDASRFGSDVEDLEEDFVIQANLPKDTDDDVSSNSRFNSCEQEQFETKDVIEDKSFGQQQIAADLSYKGGAGCHVPVALVADDSSVEKPRVRRLLDEQFDMLERQEYGTDDDDDDGYGYIAEEDESLAEKLKHALKDNVVDDFDIDGRYMAPGDLVQGNENLGSTELVDSARTVIRRCVEYGEKYENDDQDADAVILEESSDESEVWDCETIVTTYSNLDNHPAKIEAPGARRKKKLSEVVSGALNDTSNMISLKGREKLPVDFLPRGKKPTTEKVKSGDSLRIEPLKRKQDETAEEKKERKAAVKEERKEARRIKKEMKGLYKGEAHRAQRVAAISGPSSIHLM; encoded by the exons ATGGTGAAGAAGAAATTTTTCGACAAGAAGAAGTCTGCAACTTTCCAGTTGCTCTCTCGTGATTCTTCTGATCCTAATTACGACGATTCACCTGGTAGTGATCGAGTCTTCATCCGTGTTGACAACAATCCATACTCTGTTGACACTTTCTTTGCGGGCGATAATCCCGACAATGTTGATGACTCCAATTCCATATTTGATGATGCGCCTGAGGATTATGATGCTGGTGAAGAGGGTAATCGGGTTTTTGGCAGCTCATCACAGTCGACTGCACATCCCCTGCCTGACCGCTTGAGAAAGGAAATTGTGGAGTTAGGGTTTCCTGACGATGGGTATAATTATCTGGAACATTTGAGGGAGATTAAGAATAGTGGTGGTGGTTCTGCCTTTTATCACAACCCAAAGACCAAGCTTGAGCAGCTTCCCAAGGATATTAAG GCATATGACGCATCGAGGTTGAAGATTTCGGAAGTGAAAACTGATCCCAATGAAGAATTTGTGTACAGTGTAGCATCAAAGACGGTTGGTATAAAAGTTAAGAAAGCGGTTGATCCTGAAGTAGCTGCATTGCTTGATGATGATAGTGATGCCTCGAGGTTTGGTTCAGATGTTGAGGACTTGGAAGAGGATTTTGTGATCCAGGCAAATCTTCCCAAAGACACAGATGATGATGTATCATccaatagtaggtttaattcaTGTGAGCAAGAGCAGTTTGAGACCAAAGATGTGATTGAAGACAAGTCCTTTGGGCAACAACAGATTGCAGCTGACTTAAGTTATAAGGGTGGAGCTGGATGTCATGTGCCAGTTGCGCTGGTAGCAGATGATTCTTCTGTCGAAAAGCCACGAGTTCGCCGTCTTTTGGATGAGCAATTTGACATG CTTGAAAGACAGGAATATGGCACTGACGACGACGACGATGATGGCTATGGTTACATAGCTGAGGAAGATGAATCTCTTGCAGAGAAGTTAAAACATGCCCTTAAGGACAATGTTGTGGATGACTTTGACATTGACGGTAGATATATGGCTCCTGGAGATCTAGTTCAGGGAAATGAGAATCTAGGAAGTACAGAGCTAGTTGATTCTGCTAGGACTGTAATTCGCCGCTGTGTGGAGTATGGTGAGAAGTATGAGAATGATGATCAAGATGCTGATGCAGTTATTCTAGAGGAAAGTAGTGATGAATCTGAAGTGTGGGATTGCGAGACAATTGTTACTACAtactcaaatcttgataatcaCCCTGCTAAAATCGAAGCTCCTGGAGCAAGGAGAAAGAAGAAGCTTTCTGAAGTTGTTTCTGGAGCCTTAAATGATACCAGTAATATGATATCCCTTAAAGGAAGAGAAAAGCTGCCTGTGGACTTTTTGCCTCGTGGTAAGAAACCTACTACAGAAAAGGTGAAAAGCGGAGATAGTTTGAGAATTGAGCCGCTGAAAAGGAAGCAGGACGAGACAGCCGaggagaagaaggaaagaaag GCTGCTGTAAAGGAAGAACGTAAAGAGGCGCGGCGtattaaaaaagaaatgaaGGGGCTTTACAAAGGTGAAGCGCATCGTGCACAAAGAGTAGCTGCGATATCAGGTCCATCTTCCATTCATCTTATGTGA